One window from the genome of Salvia miltiorrhiza cultivar Shanhuang (shh) chromosome 7, IMPLAD_Smil_shh, whole genome shotgun sequence encodes:
- the LOC130993010 gene encoding F-box/LRR-repeat protein At3g03360-like — MTNSKRCKYHDRLSQLPDALIFEMFRLMPMTDVVRTSVLSKRWRNLWANTPFLNFDNDTMLFDDDRLRKFVDRALSLWKGTRVLKFKFQASRRVAGDDSIYSDVDSWVSFAETRGVEELYLCLDWDCSYSVPQCLYSCSSLKALKLLDCNLKIFGNVQWNQLDSLSLCLRMVNGHTINQILSGSPRLRVFILGCIDIDGNLSIQSNSLKQLGILNLRGSEDYAVSELRICTPNLKILELRGVVNLYAKCLLMNVSSLSHATLGLHGIDSHEYGLFSGKALSQILPTIQHVEDVILSDWSAKGLRAMKMDSSFPNVKSLELRCCSYDYKHVVGVLQIFPKLERLVLKYHKGDGHHQDQRESLNLPESFVYS; from the exons ATGACAAACTCAAAGAGATGCAAATATCATGACCGACTGAGCCAGCTGCCCGACGCCCTAATCTTCGAGATGTTTCGGTTGATGCCGATGACAGATGTGGTTAGGACATCAGTTCTATCCAAGCGCTGGAGAAACCTTTGGGCCAACACCCCCTTTCTTAATTTCGACAACGATACTATGTTGTTTGATGATGATAGGCTTCGGAAATTTGTTGATAGGGCTTTATCTCTCTGGAAAGGGACTAGGGTTTTGAAATTCAAGTTTCAAGCGAGTCGTCGTGTGGCTGGTGATGATTCAATATACAGTGATGTTGATTCGTGGGTGAGTTTTGCGGAGACACGTGGAGTCGAAGAATTGTATTTATGCTTGGACTGGGATTGCTCGTATAGCGTGCCTCAGTGTCTCTACTCATGCTCATCTCTTAAAGCCTTAAAGCTCTTAGATTGTAACTTGAAGATTTTTGGGAATGTGCAGTGGAATCAACTCGACAGTTTAAGTTTATGTTTGAGGATGGTGAATGGACATACGATTAACCAAATATTGTCGGGTAGCCCTCGGTTGAGAGTCTTCATTTTGGGATGTATAGACATAGATGGAAACTTGAGTATCCAATCAAATAGTTTGAAACAGCTCGGGATTCTCAACTTGAGAGGAAGTGAAGATTATGCGGTTTCGGAGCTGAGAATCTGTACCCCAAATCTTAAAATATTAGAACTCAGAGGGGTCGTTAATCTATATGCTAAGTGTTTGCTAATGAACGTATCATCTTTATCCCATGCAACTCTTGGATTACATGGAATCGATTCTCATGAGTATGGCTTGTTTTCTGGAAAAGCATTGAGTCAAATTCTTCCAACCATTCAACATGTTGAAGACGTCATATTATCAGACTGGAGCGCCAAG GGGCTCAGAGCTATGAAAATGGATTCATCTTTTCCTAATGTCAAATCCTTAGAGCTTAGATGTTGTTCATATGACTACAAACACGTAGTAGGTGTTCTTCAGATTTTCCCTAAGTTGGAGAGATTAGTCCTTAAATACCATAAAGGAGATGGTCACCACCAAGATCAAAGAGAATCACTCAATCTACCCGAGTCCTTTGTTTACAGTTGA
- the LOC130993011 gene encoding F-box/LRR-repeat protein At3g26922-like, which translates to MTNSKRCKHHDRLSELPNAVIFEIFWLMPMTDVVRTTVLSKRWRDLWTITPFLNFDNRTMLFDDDRLRKFVNRALLCWDRTRVLKFKFLSHKLGDSMVGDVDLWLRFAQRYGVEELSLVEVVQLNSANWVPQCLYSCSSLKAVWLFCGKLEISGNVQWNQLERLTLTSGEVNAHTINQILSGSPQLRVFTLRYNDRGGNLSIQSNSLKELLIRKYPVRGFEDLVSELRICTPNLEKLELGWVNPYTKCLLMNVSSLSHATLRLWGSCVFELIKYDLHSGEALSQILPTIQHVENVRLLNWSTKGLGAMKMNSSFPNVKSLELRCCSYDYKRVVGVLELFPKLERLVLQYQKEDGHQDHIESLNLPESFVLQLRTVDVTWAEGDDVFPLIEIILKYASKLEKIVFRLIETKSPSPPSDSLFVFRLIETKSPSPPSDSLFLLSQKLLGMRRSSANCTIDLTKLPSKILQ; encoded by the exons ATGACAAACTCAAAGAGATGCAAACATCATGATCGACTGAGCGAGCTGCCCAACGCCGTAATATTCGAGATATTTTGGTTGATGCCGATGACAGATGTGGTTAGGACAACAGTTCTATCCAAGCGCTGGAGAGACCTTTGGACCATTACTCCCTTTCTTAATTTTGATAATCGAACTATGTTGTTTGATGATGATAGGCTTCGGAAATTCGTTAATCGGGCTTTATTGTGCTGGGATAGGACTAGGGTTTTGAAATTCAAGTTTCTTTCGCATAAGCTTGGTGATTCAATGGTTGGTGATGTTGATTTGTGGCTGAGGTTTGCCCAGAGATATGGAGTCGAAGAATTATCTTTAGTTGAAGTAGTGCAGCTCAATAGCGCAAATTGGGTGCCGCAATGTCTCTACTCATGCTCCTCTCTTAAAGCGGTATGGCTATTTTGTGGTAAATTGGAGATTTCTGGGAATGTGCAGTGGAATCAACTCGAGAGATTAACTTTAACTTCTGGGGAGGTGAATGCACATACGATTAACCAAATATTGTCGGGTAGCCCTCAGTTGAGAGTCTTTACTTTGAGATATAACGATAGAGGTGGAAACTTGAGTATCCAATCAAATAGTTTGAAGGAGTTGTTGATTAGAAAGTATCCTGTTAGAGGTTTTGAAGATCTGGTTTCGGAGCTGAGAATCTGTACCCCAAATCTTGAAAAATTAGAACTCGGATGGGTTAATCCATATACAAAGTGTTTGCTGATGAATGTATCATCTTTGTCCCATGCGACTCTTAGGTTATGGGGATCATGTGTATTCGAGCTTATTAAGTATGACTTGCATTCTGGAGAAGCCTTGAGTCAAATTCTTCCAACCATTCAACATGTTGAAAACGTCAGATTATTGAACTGGAGCACCAAG GGGCTCGGAGCTATGAAAATGAATTCATCTTTTCCTAATGTCAAATCCTTAGAGCTTAGATGTTGTTCATATGACTACAAACGCGTAGTAGGTGTTCTTGAGCTTTTCCCTAAGCTTGAGAGATTAGTCCTTCAATACCAGAAAGAAGATGGCCACCAAGATCACATAGAGTCACTCAATCTACCTGAGTCCTTTGTTTTGCAGTTGAGGACAGTGGATGTTACTTGGGCTGAGGGCGACGACGTATTTCCATTGATTGAGATTATACTAAAATACGCGAGCAAGTTAGAAAAGATTGTGTTCCGATTAATAGAAACCAAGTCACCTTCACCACCATCAGATTCTTTGTTTGTGTTCCGATTAATAGAAACCAAGTCACCTTCACCACCATCAGATTCTTTGTTTTTGTTGTCACAGAAGCTGCTGGGAATGCGAAGATCCTCAGCTAACTGCACAATTGATCTCACCAAGCTTccttcaaagattttgcaatga
- the LOC130991342 gene encoding uncharacterized protein LOC130991342 isoform X5 — protein MSLLECGKSLVIRSASLKELLIYRYLDSYSDESYSTAELRIWTPNLERLDVKGLPYRKCLFMNVSSLIHATLGFSCLHEFDEKYCDDLSGIDGSLPTSHFLGDLFGQILPSIKHVENVTLVSCCFKVLGAMIERCVNSSSPNVKSLQLKFHFIKQRCFVGMIEIFPLLKKLVVKVRADDRGHYNRDALNVDPESYLEIEANLPKSFVLQLRSVEVTWIEGDTIFSLLEFLLKFASKLEKMVFRVKRTLPPAHPSNSLRVASQRLLRMPRSSLAAQFIFSEY, from the exons ATGTCTCTTTTAGAATGTGGTAAAAGCTTGGTTATCCGATCTGCCAGTTTGAAAGAGCTGTTGATTTACCGGTATTTAGATTCCTATTCTGATGAATCTTATAGTACGGCAGAGCTGAGAATTTGGACCCCAAATCTTGAAAGATTAGATGTTAAAGGACTTCCATATAGAAAGTGTTTGTTTATGAATGTCTCATCTTTAATTCATGCCACTCTTGGGTTTTCTTGTCTTCATGAATTTGATGAAAAATATTGTGACGACCTCTCTGGGATAGATGGCTCTTTACCAACAAGCCATTTTCTTGGAGATTTATTTGGTCAAATTCTTCCAAGCATCAAACATGTTGAAAACGTCACATTAGTGTCGTGTTGTTTCAAG GTGCTGGGAGCTATGATAGAGAGATGCGTGAATTCATCTTCTCCTAATGTCAAGTCCTTACAGCTCaaatttcatttcattaaacAGCGATGTTTTGTAGGCATGATTGAGATTTTCCCTCTATTGAAGAAGTTAGTCGTTAAAGTTAGAGCGGATGACAGGGGCCATTATAATCGAGATGCACTGAATGTTGATCCTGAGAGCTATCTCGAGATTGAAGCAAATCTTCCCAAGTCCTTTGTGCTGCAGTTGAGGTCAGTTGAGGTTACTTGGATTGAGGGTGACACCATATTCTCATTACTAGAGTTTCTGTTGAAATTCGCCAGTAAACTAGAAAAGATGGTGTTCCGAGTAAAAAGAACCTTGCCACCTGCACACCCATCTAATTCCTTGCGTGTAGCATCGCAGAGGCTGCTGAGAATGCCGAGATCCTCGCTAGCTGCACAATTTATTTTCTCCGAATATTGA
- the LOC130991342 gene encoding F-box/LRR-repeat protein At3g26922-like isoform X1, producing MDRLSELPDSVIFHIFWLLPMWEVVRTTILSKRWLNLWTITPFLNFDETDSSFDTTEQFRNSVQRPLLRWDGVKVLKFKVDTGENKSINGDVDLWVRFAKKYEVEELYLHRVIDEIFWADDGEHNVYWVPQYLYSCSSLKVLSITNCYFRIKGNVQWNHLKSLTIVDGFGVTEHVINQILCGSPRLEVLIMSLLECGKSLVIRSASLKELLIYRYLDSYSDESYSTAELRIWTPNLERLDVKGLPYRKCLFMNVSSLIHATLGFSCLHEFDEKYCDDLSGIDGSLPTSHFLGDLFGQILPSIKHVENVTLVSCCFKVLGAMIERCVNSSSPNVKSLQLKFHFIKQRCFVGMIEIFPLLKKLVVKVRADDRGHYNRDALNVDPESYLEIEANLPKSFVLQLRSVEVTWIEGDTIFSLLEFLLKFASKLEKMVFRVKRTLPPAHPSNSLRVASQRLLRMPRSSLAAQFIFSEY from the exons ATGGATCGACTCAGTGAGTTGCCCGACTCTGTTATATTTCACATATTTTGGTTGTTGCCTATGTGGGAAGTTGTTAGGACAACAATTCTGTCAAAGCGCTGGTTAAACCTCTGGACCATCACCCCTTTCCTTAATTTTGATGAAACTGATTCGAGTTTTGATACTACAGAACAATTTCGAAACTCCGTGCAGCGGCCTTTATTACGCTGGGATGGGGTAAAGGTTCTGAAATTCAAGGTTGATACTGgtgaaaataaatcaataaatggGGATGTTGATTTGTGGGTGCGATTTGCCAAGAAATATGAAGTCGAAGAATTATACTTGCATAGGGTGATAGATGAGATATTTTGGGCTGATGATGGAGAACACAACGTATATTGGGTGCCACAGTATCTATACTCATGCTCGTCTCTTAAAGTGTTATCGATCACGAATTGTTACTTTAGAATTAAGGGGAATGTGCAGTGGAATCATCTCAAGAGTTTAACAATTGTTGATGGCTTTGGGGTCACGGAACATGTGATTAACCAAATATTGTGTGGGAGTCCTCGGTTGGAAGTCTTAATCATGTCTCTTTTAGAATGTGGTAAAAGCTTGGTTATCCGATCTGCCAGTTTGAAAGAGCTGTTGATTTACCGGTATTTAGATTCCTATTCTGATGAATCTTATAGTACGGCAGAGCTGAGAATTTGGACCCCAAATCTTGAAAGATTAGATGTTAAAGGACTTCCATATAGAAAGTGTTTGTTTATGAATGTCTCATCTTTAATTCATGCCACTCTTGGGTTTTCTTGTCTTCATGAATTTGATGAAAAATATTGTGACGACCTCTCTGGGATAGATGGCTCTTTACCAACAAGCCATTTTCTTGGAGATTTATTTGGTCAAATTCTTCCAAGCATCAAACATGTTGAAAACGTCACATTAGTGTCGTGTTGTTTCAAG GTGCTGGGAGCTATGATAGAGAGATGCGTGAATTCATCTTCTCCTAATGTCAAGTCCTTACAGCTCaaatttcatttcattaaacAGCGATGTTTTGTAGGCATGATTGAGATTTTCCCTCTATTGAAGAAGTTAGTCGTTAAAGTTAGAGCGGATGACAGGGGCCATTATAATCGAGATGCACTGAATGTTGATCCTGAGAGCTATCTCGAGATTGAAGCAAATCTTCCCAAGTCCTTTGTGCTGCAGTTGAGGTCAGTTGAGGTTACTTGGATTGAGGGTGACACCATATTCTCATTACTAGAGTTTCTGTTGAAATTCGCCAGTAAACTAGAAAAGATGGTGTTCCGAGTAAAAAGAACCTTGCCACCTGCACACCCATCTAATTCCTTGCGTGTAGCATCGCAGAGGCTGCTGAGAATGCCGAGATCCTCGCTAGCTGCACAATTTATTTTCTCCGAATATTGA
- the LOC130991349 gene encoding uncharacterized protein LOC130991349, producing MSEERQIIEPKSDTNELTQQIANLMRNSENVVLGFKLHGNNYPLWARLMKVAIGSRGRSGHITGQPPPPKPADPNYNKWEETDLAVFSWLLQNMEGKLVMNFAQHQTAKAVWDSLAVTYGSGATDPLQIYDLEVKANKVNQGQLTLEDYWNELQAIWLNIDRREPNPLDCCEKGITKYQKLIESRRLYQFLSGLDSKYDHVRRDILKEIPAPSAESAFSKVRREAARLQILQPATNHADIDASSSGGVGAGLAAVHRPTQRAEIRPPHTATIRNNPPRSGNFQNRKKEDKSKLYCTHCGMNKHTKEMCFQIVGYPEWWEDNNKIAKGKMADGSGATPTGTTVAENRPAWATVSAAMAVDRLAAGTWGAREMSAAGDQSPLTVRAAAPAVMRPAAAEVAEERPAVQGGRKNRGGEGAYEGGAGYQDGGDYWTWH from the exons ATGTCAGAAGAAAGGCAGATCATAGAACCAAAATCAGATACAAACGAGCTAACCCAACAAATAGCCAATCTGATGCGAAACTCCGAAAACGTCGTGCTCGGATTCAAATTACATGGCAACAATTATCCCCTATGGGCACGCCTCATGAAGGTAGCCATAGGCAGCAGGGGCAGGTCCGGACACATCACcggacaaccaccaccaccaaaacCTGCAGATCCGAATTACAACAAATGGGAAGAAACAGATCTGGCTGTTTTTTCTTGGTTACTACAGAATATGGAAGGGAAACTAGTGATGAACTTCGCCCAACATCAGACGGCTAAGGCCGTTTGGGACAGTCTAGCAGTAACATACGGTAGTGGAGCCACAGATCCGCTCCAAATCTACGACTTGGAGGTGAAAGCAAATAAGGTGAACCAAGGACAACTTACCCTAGAGGACTACTGGAATGAACTACAAGCCATATGGCTCAACATCGACAGACGGGAGCCGAATCCGCTGGATTGCTGCGAAAAGGGCATCACCAAATACCAGAAGCTCATCGAGAGTCGGCGTCTGTATCAATTTCTATCCGGGTTGGACTCAAAATATGACCACGTTCGACGGGATATCCTCAAGGAAATCCCGGCTCCCTCAGCGGAATCGGCGTTCTCGAAAGTGAGAAGAGAGGCCGCCCGACTACAAATCTTGCAGCCGGCAACCAACCACGCCGACATCGACGCCTCATCATCGGGAGGAGTCGGAGCCGGACTCGCCGCCGTCCACCGCCCTACTCAACGGGCTGAAATCCGACCACCACACACCGCCACCATCAGGAACAACCCACCACGCTCAGGAAACTTCCAAAATCGAAAAAAGGAAGATAAATCCAAGCTCTACTGTACTCATTGTGGCATGAACAAACACACCAAAGAGATGTGCTTCCAAATTGTTGGTTACCCGGAATGGTGGGAAGACAACAACAAAATAGCGAAAGGGAAAATGGCAGACGGAAGTGGAGCAACACCAACCGGAACGACGGTGGCCGAAAACCGGCCGGCGTGGGCCACGGTGtcggcggccatggctgtcGACCGACTGGCAGCTGGAACGTGGGGCGCGAGGGAGATGTCGGCGGCTGGAGATCAGTCGCCGCTGACCGTGAGGGCGGCGGCACCGGCCGTGATGCGACCAGCGGCGGCGGAGGTGGCTGAAGAACGTCCGGCTGTGCAAGGGGGTAGAAAAAATCGTGGAGGAGAAGGCGCCTATGAAGGAGGCGCAG gatatcaggacgggggagattattggACGTGGCACTGA